The following proteins come from a genomic window of Pirellula staleyi DSM 6068:
- a CDS encoding metal-dependent hydrolase — protein MKLTWLGHATWLIEAAGGRAILDPFLDDNPAASMKAAQVEVDTILLSHGHFDHMADAAAIANRTSATVVANYEIATWIAKTAGVKNVVGMNLGGSTSVSIGTLKMVPAWHSSQLPDGTYGGAPAGFILTSEGKRIYFACDTALFSDMQLFTHGGLDVAVLPIGDFYTMGIDDSVLAAKLLGARMVLPTHHGTWPPITVDTDEWGAAIHRDTSSKAIVLKPGEAIEI, from the coding sequence ATGAAACTGACTTGGCTTGGACATGCCACCTGGCTGATTGAAGCAGCGGGTGGCCGTGCGATTCTCGATCCGTTTCTCGACGACAATCCTGCCGCCTCGATGAAAGCGGCCCAGGTCGAAGTCGATACGATTCTGCTGTCGCATGGACATTTCGATCATATGGCCGATGCGGCTGCGATTGCCAATCGCACCAGCGCAACCGTTGTTGCCAACTACGAAATCGCTACCTGGATCGCCAAAACAGCGGGTGTAAAAAATGTCGTTGGCATGAACCTGGGTGGTTCGACCAGCGTATCGATCGGCACGCTGAAGATGGTTCCTGCTTGGCACAGTTCGCAACTTCCTGACGGAACTTATGGAGGTGCCCCGGCCGGTTTTATCCTCACGAGCGAAGGGAAGCGGATCTATTTTGCATGCGATACCGCTCTCTTTAGCGACATGCAGTTGTTTACGCATGGTGGACTGGATGTGGCGGTGCTCCCCATCGGTGACTTCTACACCATGGGCATCGACGACTCGGTGCTGGCAGCCAAACTGCTCGGCGCTCGGATGGTGCTTCCGACACATCACGGCACATGGCCCCCCATTACTGTCGATACCGACGAATGGGGTGCTGCCATTCACCGCGATACCAGCAGCAAAGCGATTGTGCTGAAACCGGGCGAAGCGATCGAAATCTAA
- a CDS encoding MazG nucleotide pyrophosphohydrolase domain-containing protein → METPAVPASPKPSPTISLAELQQLIRAMYFDKDKARGLEGTFVWFMEEVGELATSLRSGSPDERRGEFADVLAWLVTMANVAGVDLTEAVARKYGGGCPGCSKLVCTCPSSEKP, encoded by the coding sequence GTGGAAACTCCTGCTGTCCCAGCCTCGCCGAAGCCTTCACCGACGATCTCACTGGCGGAACTTCAGCAACTCATTCGTGCGATGTACTTCGATAAAGACAAAGCACGTGGGCTAGAAGGGACGTTTGTCTGGTTCATGGAAGAGGTGGGGGAACTCGCCACCTCGCTTCGGAGCGGATCGCCAGACGAGCGACGAGGTGAATTTGCCGATGTGCTCGCGTGGCTTGTTACGATGGCGAATGTGGCGGGAGTCGACCTAACCGAAGCGGTGGCACGCAAATATGGGGGTGGATGTCCCGGTTGTAGCAAGCTTGTGTGCACCTGCCCCTCGAGCGAGAAGCCTTAG
- a CDS encoding DUF6263 family protein: MMMGHRTTMLGVFFATCCFTLLIIPVTVRAQEPANDVAPSPDPVTLVWKWKAGDTQKIEMITSIKTSVNTAGKVQESTTKITTHLLWKVEATSEKETTLTQSVDRLMMEMRTPELGEVRYDSAAKSRPVGVQAIIADAVQPLLTKKHTLQLTPRGEVTITPIQEEAAAEESPEKATSEKAPSAEAAMAKTILLLPEKPVKIGDQWMQTVLSPGREAAPPLELETTYRLESVKSNPSVAMIKTTSKVNTAAGEGKADTLKIIEEVQSGETNFDIDKGRVQTAAQTNKLTTEKKYRETTIRTTIETSITTKFLEE; the protein is encoded by the coding sequence ATGATGATGGGCCACCGCACGACGATGCTGGGTGTTTTTTTCGCGACTTGCTGCTTCACGCTACTGATCATTCCAGTCACTGTGCGAGCTCAAGAGCCCGCCAACGATGTCGCTCCGTCCCCCGATCCAGTCACGCTGGTCTGGAAATGGAAAGCTGGCGACACGCAGAAAATCGAAATGATCACCAGCATCAAAACCTCGGTGAACACCGCTGGTAAAGTGCAAGAGTCGACCACGAAGATCACGACTCACCTCCTTTGGAAAGTCGAGGCGACCAGTGAGAAAGAGACGACACTGACACAATCGGTCGATCGCTTAATGATGGAGATGCGAACTCCCGAACTGGGGGAAGTTCGTTACGATTCCGCCGCGAAATCACGGCCGGTCGGTGTGCAAGCGATCATCGCCGATGCTGTGCAGCCGCTTCTCACAAAAAAACATACGCTGCAACTCACGCCCCGTGGCGAGGTAACAATCACCCCAATCCAGGAGGAAGCAGCTGCTGAAGAATCGCCTGAGAAAGCCACCTCGGAGAAGGCCCCCTCCGCAGAAGCAGCCATGGCGAAAACTATTTTGCTGCTCCCTGAAAAACCAGTGAAAATTGGCGATCAGTGGATGCAAACCGTACTGTCCCCCGGCCGAGAAGCAGCACCACCACTCGAACTCGAAACAACCTATCGGCTCGAAAGTGTGAAATCGAACCCCTCGGTGGCTATGATCAAAACGACCTCGAAGGTCAACACAGCTGCAGGTGAAGGGAAAGCCGATACGCTCAAGATTATTGAAGAAGTTCAATCGGGCGAAACGAATTTCGACATCGACAAAGGTCGCGTGCAAACCGCTGCACAGACGAACAAACTGACGACGGAAAAGAAATATCGCGAGACGACGATTCGGACCACGATTGAAACGTCGATCACCACTAAGTTTCTCGAAGAGTAG
- a CDS encoding Rieske 2Fe-2S domain-containing protein codes for MSQFTTVAKTSDIPPGEGRSYAVDGRMVAVFNEGGEFHAIDDFCPHMGASLAGGHMEKGLVSCPWHAWRFCVKSGQWADNPKIKIDCFELRVVGDEIQIGSPFRKTT; via the coding sequence ATGTCTCAATTCACCACCGTTGCCAAAACCAGTGACATCCCACCCGGCGAGGGGCGTTCGTATGCCGTCGATGGTCGAATGGTGGCGGTGTTCAACGAAGGGGGCGAGTTTCACGCCATCGACGACTTTTGTCCCCACATGGGGGCTTCGCTGGCTGGCGGGCACATGGAAAAGGGACTCGTCAGTTGCCCGTGGCACGCTTGGCGATTTTGTGTGAAAAGTGGCCAGTGGGCCGACAATCCCAAAATCAAAATCGACTGCTTTGAACTGCGCGTTGTCGGGGACGAAATTCAAATCGGCTCCCCGTTTCGCAAGACAACTTAA